One genomic window of Vulpes vulpes isolate BD-2025 chromosome 11, VulVul3, whole genome shotgun sequence includes the following:
- the DLEC1 gene encoding deleted in lung and esophageal cancer protein 1 isoform X22, which yields MVISLQNTTATSRYLRVIPPSTPYFALGLGMFPGKGGMVAPGMTCQYTVQFFPDCLGDFDDFILVETQSAHTLLIPLQARRPPPVLTLSPVLDCGYCLIGGIKITRFICKNVGFSVGKFCIMPKKSWPPPSFRAVATIGFVEQPPFGILPSVFELAPGQAICMEVLFLPTSLEKAEQTFIVVCDNCQIKELVTVGIGQLVALDLIYISGEESHPEPGELTDLTAQHFIRFEPENLQSTAGKQLIIRNATHVELAFHWQIMKPNLQSLMPGETYSLDSLKYHPDRETAFSILPERGVLGPHTDHEFILTFSPHELRDFHSVLQMVLEEVPEPLSLELENLKDSSFSVDDVIVLEIEVKGSVEPFQLLLEPYALIIPGENYVGINVKKDFKMWNNSKSPIRYLWGKISDCHIIEVEPCAGTIEPNEVEDFELSFTGGVPGPVSQDLLCEIQNSPSPVVLHIEAAFKGPALVISVSALQFGLLRLGQKATNSIQIQNISQLPATWCMKESPVYLQERHEDVSPFDIEPSSGQIHPLGECRVNITLEAKQCQRLQTVLELEVVNGTWSYLPVYAEVQEPFVYLQNSHVEVRNLYLGVPAKATITLINGTLLPTRFHWSKLLGHQASVCTAKVSPRRGTLGPSEERQLNLELTAHTEEELSDLALPCTVSGMKEPLVLGISGKPQGLQVAIAISMEGSDSSVPSIALWPGHLEELHLDFGSKVPLRTRMNCQLILTNHSPIQTPFTLKFEYFGSPQNSLNQKPSLPNMPPALLKTSRIREHLAKREQLNFMESMLSHGKGAAFFPHISQGTLGAHQQLSIDITGYANMWGEYWDNLICTVGDLPPAVIPVHMAVVGCPISSQRTTYYTTDQLQKEPIIRFGTQVSGGDTVTRVLRLNNSSPCDIRLDWETYTPEDREDRLLELLVFYGPPFPLRDQAGNDLSCPETPESSSSFWSSSPSNTSDSSHEAAQSAEGSDRASQKIISVVLREHDGVPADHLYCISPKQVVVPMGGSSTISISYTPMVLGPEVLHKVECVGYALGFMSLDDEAERELPGRRHRLQDFAAGPLRLDLCGYVRPAQLSMELDYGGGVEFRHQASDLIPEQPCTGVSVLPTPCQSTWTSDISMRPPMVWVLYPRAMASRRGEMHPQPHAPISVTTQVLSELMTTHHLKLTNTTEIPQYFQLLVSRPFSVSQEGASRSRRAPGPGREQGCEEDPAKASKQLVLHPQENMLVNVSFSLSLELLSYQKLPADQMLPGVDIRQHASGEKEMVFTQSLLLEYANHTTQVVPLRATVAVPELQLSTSWVDFGTCFVNQERVREVYLMNLSGCRSYWAVLMGRLGLPPTSRAGWHLVGGPAEKAGSQIPSDPRVALPHGPGPDPRCTPGMRWGKGGGNAWSCPGSCVPPSLGIGQQDPDKDLAAFRVSPNSGLLEARLVNAPPNIITLQVFFIARSSELYESTLVVEGMLGEKACTLRLRGQGSYDERYMSLHQL from the exons ATGGTAATCTCCCTGCAGAACACCACCGCAACCAGCCGCTACCTGCGAGTCATCCCGCCCTCCACGCCGTACTTCGCTCTGGGATTGG GGATGTTCCCAGGAAAAGGTGGAATGGTGGCCCCTGGGATGACCTGCCAGTACACTGTCCAGTTTTTTCCCGACTGCCTTGGAGactttgatgattttattttagtggAGACCCAGTCAGCTCACACACTCCTAATCCCCTTGCAGGCCCGGAGGCCACCCCCAGTGCTGACAC TGTCACCAGTGTTGGATTGTGGTTACTGCCTCATTGGGGGAATAAAGATAACAAGATTCATCTGCAAAAACGTGGGCTTCAGTGTTGGCAAATTCTGCATTATGCCCAAAAAGAGCTGGCCACCACCAAGTTTCAGG GCTGTTGCAACCATTGGCTTCGTTGAGCAACCTCCTTTTGGAATCCTACCTTCGGTGTTTGAGCTGGCTCCTGGGCAGGCCATATGTATGGAG GTTTTGTTCCTCCCAACGAGCCTAGAAAAGGCAGAACAGACCTTCATCGTTGTGTGTGACAACTGCCAGATAAAGGAGCTGGTGACCGTAG GAATCGGGCAGCTGGTTGCTTTGGATCTGATCTATATTTCTGGTGAAGAAAGTCATCCGGAGCCTGGAGAGCTCACAGACTTAACAGCCCAGCACTTCATACGCTTTGAGCCTGAGAACCTTCAATCCACAGCTGGAAAACAACTGATTATTAGAAATGCTAC GCATGTGGAGCTGGCCTTCCACTGGCAGATCATGAAGCCCAATCTGCAGTCCCTAATGCCTGGAGAAACCTACAGCCTGGACAGCCTCAAGTACCACCCTGACAGGGAGACGGCCTTCTCCATCCTACCTGAAAGGGGGGTTCTCGGCCCACACACGGACCATGAGTTCATCCTCACCTTTTCTCCTCATGAG CTGAGGGATTTTCACAGTGTGCTCCAGATGGTGCTAGAGGAAGTCCCAGAGCCCCTGAG CTTGGAATTGGAAAACCTGAAGGATTCGTCCTTCTCTGTGGATGACGTGATTGTCCTGGAAATCGAGGTGAAAGGCTCAGTGGAACCCTTCCAGCTTCTCTTAGAACCATATGCCCTCATCATCCCTGGGGAGAACTACGTTGGcataaatgtaaagaaagattttaag ATGTGGAACAACAGCAAATCCCCCATCAGATACCTGTGGGGGAAGATCAGTGACTGCCACATCATTGAAGTGGAACCCTGTGCGGGGACCATAG aGCCCAATGAGGTGGAGGATTTTGAGTTGAGCTTCACGGGGGGCGTCCCTGGCCCAGTAAGCCAGGACCTGCTGTGTGAAATCCAAAACTCCCCCTCGCCAGTGGTGTTACACATTGAGGCGGCCTTTAAG GGTCCCGCCCTGGTCATCAGTGTCTCAGCCCTTCAGTTTGGTTTGCTGCGCCTGGGGCAGAAAGCTACCAACTCCATCCAGATCCAGAACATCAGCCAGCTCCCAGCCACGTGGTGCATGAAGGAGAGCCCAGTCTACCTCCAAGAGAGGCATGAGGAT GTGTCTCCCTTCGACATTGAGCCCTCTAGCGGCCAGATTCACCCTCTGGGGGAGTGCAGAGTGAACATCACTTTGGAGGCCAAGCAGTGCCAGCGTCTGCAGACCGTCCTAGAGCTGGAGGTGGTAAACGGGACCTGGAG cTACCTTCCTGTGTATGCTGAGGTACAGGAGCCCTTTGTGTACCTGCAAAACAGCCATGTGGAAGTCAGGAACCTGTACCTTGGTGTGCCTGCCAAGGCAACCATTACACTCATTAATGGCACTCTCCTGCCTACCCGATTCCACTGGAGCAAG CTGCTGGGGCACCAAGCAAGTGTCTGCACAGCAAAGGTCTCCCCTCGACGTGGCACACTGGGTCCCAGTGAGGAGCGCCAGCTCAACCTGGAGCTGACTGCTCATACTGAG GAAGAGCTGAGTGATCTGGCCCTCCCTTGTACCGTGTCTGGCATGAAGGAGCCACTGGTTCTGGGCATTTCTGGGAAGCCCCAGGGACTGCAAGTGGCTATTGCCATCTCTATGGAGGGCTCTGACAGCAG TGTTCCCAGCATAGCGCTGTGGCCGGGCCACCTGGAGGAGCTCCACCTTGACTTCGGCTCGAAGGTGCCTCTGAGGACCCGCATGAACTGCCAGCTCATCCTGACCAATCACTCCCCGATACAGACACCTTTCACCCTCAAGTTTGAGTACTTTGGGAGCCCCCAGAACAGCCTGAACCAGAAACCCAGCCT CCCCAACATGCCCCCTGCCCTGCTGAAGACGTCTCGGATTCGAGAACACTTGGCCAAGCGAGAGCAGCTGA ATTTTATGGAAAGCATGTTGTCACATGGGAAAGGAGCTGCCTTCTTTCCCCACATTTCCCAGGGCACACTGGGGGCCCACCAACAGCTGAGCATCGACATCACAGGCTATGCCAACATGTGGGGCGAGTACTGGGACAACCTCATCTGCACG GTGGGAGACCTGCCACCAGCAGTCATCCCGGTGCATATGGCAGTGGTAGGCTGCCCCATCAGCTCCCAGAGGACCACCTACTATACCACTGACCAGTTGCAGAAGGAGCCTATCATCAG GTTCGGCACCCAGGTCTCCGGAGGAGACACAGTCACCCGGGTCCTTCGCTTGAATAACTCCAGCCCCTGTG ACATCCGCCTGGACTGGGAAACCTACACTCCGGAAGACAGAGAGGAccggctgctggagctgctggtgttTTATGGGCCACCTTTCCCACTGCGGGACCAAGCTGGGAATGACCTCTCGTGCCCAGAGACCCCTGAGAGCAGCAGTTCCTTCTGGTCCTCAAGCCCCTCTAACACATCAGACTCCAGCCATGAAGCTGCCCAGTCT GCCGAGGGCAGTGACAGAGCCTCGCAGAAGATCATTTCCGTCGTTCTGCGGGAGCATGATGGGGTGCCCGCTGACCACCTGTACTGCATCAGCCCCAAGCAGGTG GTGGTCCCCATGGGGGGCAGCAGCACCATCTCCATCTCCTACACACCTATGGTCCTTGGCCCTGAAGTCCTGCACAAGGTGGAGTGTGTCGGCTATGCCCTGGGCTTCATGAGCTTGGATGACGAG GCAGAACGAGAGCTTCCAGGTAGGAGGCATCGCCTGCAGGACTTTGCCGCAGGACCCCTGAGGCTGGACCTGTGTGGCTACGTGAGGCCCGCACA GCTAAGCATGGAGCTGGATTACGGTGGTGGTGTGGAGTTCCGGCACCAGGCCAGTGACCTCATCCCCGAGCAGCCCTGTACTGGGGTGAGTgtgctgcccaccccctgccaatCTACCTGGACCTCAGATATCTCCATGAGGCCTCCTATGGTCTGGGTCCTCTACCCCAGAGCCATGGCCTCCAGGAGGGGAGAGATGCATCCCCAGCCCCACGCCCCAATATCTGTCACCACCCAGGTGCTGAGTGAGTTGATGACCACCCACCACCTGAAGCTGACCAACACCACAGAGATCCCACAGTACTTCCAACTCCTGGTCTCCAGGCCCTTCTCTGTTTCTCAAGAAGGGGCCAGCCGCAGCCGCAGAGCTCCTGGCCCTGGCCGAGAACAGGGGTGTGAGGAAGATCCTGCCAAGGCTAGCAAGCAGCTGGTGCTCCACCCCCAGGAAAATATGCTG GTGAACGTGTCCTTCTCACTGTCCCTGGAGCTGCTCTCCTACCAGAAGCTTCCGGCTGACCAGATGCTGCCCGGGGTGGACATTCGGCAGCATGCCAGCGGGGAGAAAGAGATGGTGTTTACTCAGAGCCTGCTCCTGGAGTACGCCAACCACACCACTCAG GTGGTGCCCCTGAGAGCCACCGTGGCCGTGCCCGAGCTGCAGCTCTCCACCAGCTGGGTGGACTTCGGGACCTGCTTTGTGAACCAGGAACGGGTCCGGGAGGTCTACCTCATGAACCTGAGCGGCTGTCGGAGCTACTGGGCTGTGCTGATGGGTAGGCTGGGCCTGCCCCCCACTTCCCGTGCAGGCTGGCACCTCGTGGGTGGCCCTGCAGAGAAGGCTGGTTCCCAAATCCCAAGTGATCCCAGGGTGGCCTTGCCTCATGGCCCTGGGCCAGACCCGAGGTGCACCCCTGGGATGAGGTGGGGTAAGGGTGGGGGGAACGCATGGAGCTGCCCAGGCTCCTGTGTGCCCCCTTCCCTCGGTATAGGCCAGCAGGACCCAGATAAGGACCTTGCAGCCTTCAGGGTATCTCCAAACAGTGGGCTGCTGGAGGCACGACTGGTCAATGCGCCCCCAAATATCATTACCCTCCAAGTTTTCTTCATTGCCAG GAGCAGTGAGCTGTATGAGTCCACGCTGGTGGTGGAAGGTATGCTTGGCGAGAAGGCCTGCACCCTACGGCTCCGGGGCCAAGGCTCTTATGATGAGAGATACATGTCACTCCACCAGCTGtga